The sequence below is a genomic window from Synechococcales cyanobacterium T60_A2020_003.
GAGTTCAATTGGAACTACCGCAACGAGTACATATACAGGTTGGGTCAGATTTAGGTGACCTCGCTCAGGTTTTATCTTGGTTTGACCAAGTTCGTAATTTTCCAATTCCCCACCTCGTCTGGCTGGAGTGTCAATTGATCCTGGCTGAGGGATTTACTAATGCTGTTCGCCACGCTCACCAGGGGCGGTCTGAAAACTTAACCATTGACATTGAAGTGACCGTTCGCACCGATGCTGTAGAACTG
It includes:
- a CDS encoding ATP-binding protein, which produces MELPQRVHIQVGSDLGDLAQVLSWFDQVRNFPIPHLVWLECQLILAEGFTNAVRHAHQGRSENLTIDIEVTVRTDAVELRIWDFGHEFDLQRQLDTMPADIDPDAEGGRGLRLMQRMSDSLQYARTADNRNCLLVIKHYAADVPVANVQDNGSR